The genome window TGAGCTTTCGACCAAAGAACAGTCTTTTGTAATTGATTTACTCGATAATGAAATTTCTGCAGATATCCTTCTTGAATTAGAGGAAGATGATCGACGCAAATTCCTGAAAACGCTTACTGCAAAAGAAATTGCTGAAGATGTCATCAATGAGATGGATACCGATGATGCTGTTGACGTCATTAATGAGCTTTCTGATGAAAAGAAAGATGAGGTAATTGCGCAATTAGAAGACCAAGAACATGCCCGTGAAATTGTAGATCTTTTACGTTATGACGAAGATACGGCTGGAGGTTTGATGGGAAAAGAGTTGATAAAAGTCAACAAAGATTGGTCGGTAATCACAGCAGTAAAACAAATGCGAAAACAAGCTGAGGATTTAGAAGAGGTTTTTTCAATTTATGTTGTTGATGAAGATGAAAAATTACTTGGAACATTGAGTTTGAAGCGTTTGTTGACGACTTCTGCGAATACAAAAGTGGCAGATGTTTACAATGAAAAGATCCAATATGTAAAGACCTATACAAAAGATATGGAGGTTGCGAAAGTAATCGAAAAATATGATTTGTACGAAGTACCTGTTGTAGATGAATTAATGCGTTTGGTTGGTGTAATTACGGTGGATGATGTGATTGATGTGATTCGTGAAGAAGCTGAAGAAAATTATCAATTAGCAGCCGGGATTACTCAAAATGTCGATTCTGATGATAATATATTGAAATTAACTCGCGCTCGTTTGCCCTGGCTTTTATTGGCTTTGGTAGGTAGTTTTGTTGCAGTTAATGTGTCGCAAAGTTTTAGCGATGCGATGAATTTGTATCCGCAATTATTCTTTTTTACGCCGCTTGTTGCTGCCATGGCAGGAAATGTAGGTGTGCAATCTTCCGCGATTATTGTGCAAGGTTTGGCGAATAGTAATATTTCGGGTTCTATTTGGAAAAGATTAGGAAAAGAAATGTTATTGGCTTTATTAAACAGTACATTATTAGCTTTTGTACTTTTATTGGCGACGCATTTTTTAATGAGTACGAGTTACGAAATTTCCTCAACCATTGTATTAGCTTTAGTTATTGTGATGATTTTAGCAAGTTTGATTGGGACATTTATTCCAATTATGTTGCATAAATATGGTGTTGATCCTGCGATTGCTACAGGTCCATTTATCACAACAAGTAATGATATTTTTGGTTTGTTGATTTATTTTTCAATTGCGAAAATGATTTTAGGATTTTAAAAAAATAAAATGAATACATTAAAAATTATAGGAATAGCAACTCAAACGTCTAATAACGATAGTCAAGCGATTGAAGATTTAGGAAAACTGTGGCATCAATTTTTTGGTGAGAATATAATGACTAAAATTCCAAATACAATTAGTTCTAATATTTATTCTGTTTACACAGATTACGAAAGTGATTTTACAGGAAAGTATATGACAATTATTGGTTTAGAAGTTTCTTCATTAGATGAAATTCCAGAAGGTATGGTTGGTCGTGAATTTGAGCCACAAACATTCAAAAAATATATTGCCAAAGGAGAATTGCACGAAGCAGTTGGGAAAACTTGGACAGAAATTTGGAATGATGATGCAAATCTAAATCGCACGTATAAATATGATTACGAATTGTACACCGAAAAAGCTCAAAATCCTGCTGATGCAGAAATTGAGATTTATATTGGTGTAAAAGAATAGTAATTAATACTGATATATTAGAAAATAATATTAAAAAAATGAGCTGAAAGTAAAACTTTTCAGCTCATTTTTTATTTTGGATATTTTGTAGGATTTCTATGCGCATTAAAAACTGCATAAATAAAAAAGTTTTTTCTTCTTCATTAGTTTCAAAAAAAAACAAATAAGGAAAAGATCTAAAAGGTTTTGAACGCAAATTTCTATAGTTCACTTGATAGAAAGGATTATTTCCAAAGTTTCCAAAACTTAAGATTTTGCCGCAGATGTAGAAAAGTTTGAATAATAAGAAAGAGCTTGTTCAATATCTTGGGCAGCTTCAGAAGAAATTCTAGTCTTATAAATCATATTTTTCGTGTAATTCTTTCAATACATCTTTTGCGTTCATAATTATTAATTTTACAAAACAGTTGTCGTTCTAACAAAGTCACAAAAAGTATACCTCATTATATAATCAAGATTTTGTGTAATATTTCTGATTATTTTTTCAATAAAATCTTAAACTCAGTTCCGATTTCTTTGGATGATTTGGCAACAAATATTTTTCCTTTGTGGTAATCTTCGATAATTCGTTTAGCTAATGATAATCCCAATCCCCAACCGCGTTTTTTGGTTGTAAAGCCTGGTTGAAAAATTTTTTTCTGTAATTTGGTCGGAATTCCAGAACCTGTATCAGCAATAGAAATTTCGACAAATTTACCCTTCGTTTTTATATCGACATCCAAAACGCCCTTATTTTGCATGGCGTCAGCTGCATTTTTCATCAAATTTTCGATAACCCAACTGTATAAAGAAGAATTAAGATTAATATTAAATTCTTCTACATCTGTAACAAAATTTACTTCAATTCCTTTGGAAATGCGTTGGGAAATATAATCCACTGTTTGTTTGGAAGTTGAAATAATATCAGTTTGTTTGAGTTCAGAAGTTGAACCAATTTTTGAGAAACGTTCGGCAATATGTTTCAATCGATCCACATCTTTTTCAATTTCGATAACCGAAGTTTGATCGATTTCTTCCAATTTCAATAATTCTACCCAACCCATCAACGAAGAAAGTGGCGTTCCAATTTGATGCGCCGTTTCTTTTGCCATTCCGGCCCATAAATAACTTTTTTCGGTGTCACGAATTGTTTTGAAATACCAATACGAAAATCCAAAAAACAATAAAATCAATAAAATAATGATGAGCGGATAATATTGTAATTGACTAAGAAGTTTTGAATTTTTGAAATAAACATAATTTTTAGTTCCGATTAATTCAACATCGATTGTTTGTTCGGACGATTTCATTTTGTTGACATATTTTTTTAATTGAACCGAATCTTTTACGATCGATTCATCAATATTTTTGGTGTCTACAATAATGCCTTTTTCGTCTACAAGTGCAACAGGAATTGATTTGTTGTCTTCAATTAATTTGAATAGAAAATCTTGCGTTTTCGGATCTAAAAATTCGGATGAGCTTATCAACTCTAACGATCGCGCATAATTCTCTACACGTTTGTGTTCTTCACGTTTTAGCTCTTGTACAATTTTGTTACTCGACCATATTGTAATAGCGAAAATCACAAATATTATAAAGAATCCAATCCAACGTTTGTTTATTTTTTTTGTTAGAAAATTTCTCATCTAAATGTAAAATCTTTCTTAAATTTATATCAAATGTAATGATTATTTGATTATAATATATTTTTATGGCGAGATAAGATAAATATGATGAAAGTAATTTTTTTTAAAGCCTTAAATAGTTTATTTTTGTAGCTAAATCTCATAGAGAGTAAAATTTATGGATCGTTTTTCGTTTTTAAATGCCGCTCATTTAGAGTTTATAGGCGACTTATATGATCAATACGTCCAATATCCGGATAGTATTGAACCAAGTTGGAAAGCTTTTTTCCAAGGGTATGACTTTGCGAATGCAACATATGATGGAGAGCCATTATTTGCACCAGCAACACAAACAGCTCCTAACAGAGCTAGTCAAACAACGCAAGCAGTAGTTAATCCTGCAGTAGTATCTCAAGTTCCAGACAACGTACAGAAAGAATTTAAAGTTATCAATTTGATTGATGCTTACCGTACGCGTGGACACTTATTTACAAAGACTAACCCGGTTAGAGCGCGTAGAACTTTTGAACCTTCTTTAGACATCAAAAACTTTGGTTTATCTGATGCTGATTTAGATTTAACATTCAACGCTGGTGAAATTTTAGGTATCGGTGGACCAATCACTTTACGTGAAATCATTGGACACTTAGAAAACATGTACTGCGAATCTATCGGAATCGAGTATATGTATGTAAGAGAACCTCAAAGAATTAATTGGATTCAGAATTGGTTAAACCAAAACTTGAATCAACCAAAATTATCTAAGGAGGAGAAAGAACGTGTTTTAGAAAAGTTGAATGAAGCAACTGCTTTTGAAAACTTTATGCACACGAAATATGTTGGACAAAAACGTTTCTCGGTAGAAGGAAATGAATCTTTGATTCCTGCTTTGGATACATTGATTAATCGTTCTGCAGATCACGGCGTACAAGAGGTTATCGTAGGGATGGCTCACCGTGGACGTTTGAATGTTTTGGCTAACATTTTTGGAAAATCATATTCTCAAATCTTTTCAGAATTCGAAGGAAAAGCTTTTGATACAGATTTAATGGCTGGTGATGTTAAATATCACATGGGATCATCTAATCAAATCAAAGCATTGAATGGAAAAGATATCCGAATCAATTTAGCACCAAACCCATCTCACTTAGAGACTGTAGATGCAGTTGTAGAAGGGATTACTCGTGCAAAAGTTGAGGAAGATTATAAAGATGATTATTCTAAAATTATTCCAATCTTAATTCATGGTGATGCTGCTGTAGCTGGACAAGGAATCGTTTACGAGGTTGTTCAAATGGCAGGATTAGACGGATACAAAACAGGTGGAACAGTACACGTTGTGGTAAATAACCAAATTGGGTTTACAACAAACTATTTAGATGCGCGTACATCTACATATTGTACAGATGTTGCAAAAGTAACATTGTCTCCTGTAATGCATGTAAATTCTGATGATGTAGAAGCGGTAGTTCACGCTTTCCGTTTTGCAGCAGATTATCGTGCAGAGTTCGGTTCTGATGTATTCATCGATTTATTAGGATACCGTAAATATGGACATAACGAAGGTGATGAGCCAAAATTCACTCAACCTAAATTATATAACTTAATCGCTAAGCACCCAAATCCTCGTGAAATTTACAAGGATAAATTATTAAAAGAAGGTGTAATTGGTGAGGAAATCGTTAAACAAAAAGAAGCTGAATTTAAAGCTTTATTAGAAACGAATTTTGAAGCTTCTAAAGAAATTGAGCGTAATCACATTTTCCCTTTCATGCCAGAAGAGTGGGAAGGATTTGAAATTGCTGATGATGCAAAAGTTTTTGAACAAGCAAATACTGCTTACGACGAAGCAAAATTAAAAGAAATTGCAAAAGCTGTTTCTACCGTTCCAGAAGGTAAAAAATTAATTAAAAAAGTTTCTCGTTTAATTGAAGGACGAGGAAAAATGATTGAGGAAGATAAAATCGACTGGGGATTAGGAGAAGCTTTAGCTTTCGGTTCTATCTTAACAGACGGGCGTAACGTGCGTGTTTCTGGGGAAGATGTAGAACGCGGAACGTTCTCTCACCGTCATGCAGTTGTAAAAACTGAAGACACAGAAGAAGAAATTATCTTATTAAACCATATTAATGATGAACAAGGTCAATTAAGAATCTACAACTCATTATTATCTGAATATGCAGTTTTAGGTTTCGATTATGGATATGCTATGGCAAATCCTAAAGCGTTAACTATTTGGGAAGCTCAATTTGGAGATTTTGTGAATGGAGCACAAATCGTAATCGACCAATATATTTCTGCAGCAGAAGATAAATGGAAATTACAAAACGGTTTAGTAATGTTATTGCCTCATGGATATGAAGGGCAAGGAGCAGAGCACTCTTCAGCACGTTTAGAGCGTTTCTTACAAATGTGTGCTGGTAACAATATGTTTGTTGCTAATATCACAACTCCAGCTAACTTCTTCCATGCATTAAGAAGACAGGTTGTAACAGATTACCGCAAACCATTGGTTGTAATGTCACCAAAATCATTATTACGTCATCCATCAGCAGTATCATCATTAGCAGATTTCTCAAACGGAGGTTTCCAAGAAATTATCGAAGATGTAACAGTAGATGCGAAAAAAGTGAAAAAAGTAGTTTTCTGTTCAGGAAAAATCTACTACGATTTAGACAAAAAACGCCAAGAATTAGGAGATAAAGAAACTGCAATTATTCGTTTAGAGCAATTATATCCTTTAAATGAAGAAAAAGTAGATGCTATCATCTCTAAATTTGGTAATGCTAAATTGGTTTGGGCACAAGAAGAACCAGAAAATATGGGAGCTTGGATGTACATCTTACGTAAATTAAGAAAATATCCATTCGATGTCGTTTCTCCAGCAGAAAGTGCTGCCACAGCACCAGGTTCAAGCAAACGTTGGGCTGCAATTTACGAAGAGGTAATTAATAAAGTATTCAATTAAAAAATAAAGCTAATAGATATGTTAGAAATGAAAGTCCCATCACCAGGGGAATCAATCACAGAAGTAGAGATCGCTACGTGGTTAGTAAAAGACGGTGATTACGTAGAAAAAGACCAAGCAATTGCAGAGGTTGACTCAGATAAAGCGACATTAGAATTGCCAGCAGAAGAAAGTGGAATTATTACTTTAAAAGCTGAAGAAGGTGATGTTGTAGAAGTAGGACAAGTTGTTTGTCTTATTGATACGGATGCTCCAAGACCAGAAGGAGGTAGCGCACCAGCTGCGGAAGCTCCTAAGGCTGAAGTTAAAGAAGAAGTAAAAGCTGTTCCAGCTCCAGTTGCTACACCAGCACCTGCTGCTCCAGCTGCAACTTACGCTACGGGAACTCCATCTCCAGCGGCTAAAAAAGTTTTAGACGAAAAAGGTATCGATGCTTCTCAAGTAAAAGGTTCAGGACGTGACGGACGTATCACTCAAGATGATGCAGCTCGTTTTACACCAGCAATGGGAACTTCTACTCAAGGAACTCGTGCTCAATCAGAGAAAAAATTATCATCATTACGTCGTAAAATTGCACAAC of Empedobacter falsenii contains these proteins:
- a CDS encoding sensor histidine kinase → MRNFLTKKINKRWIGFFIIFVIFAITIWSSNKIVQELKREEHKRVENYARSLELISSSEFLDPKTQDFLFKLIEDNKSIPVALVDEKGIIVDTKNIDESIVKDSVQLKKYVNKMKSSEQTIDVELIGTKNYVYFKNSKLLSQLQYYPLIIILLILLFFGFSYWYFKTIRDTEKSYLWAGMAKETAHQIGTPLSSLMGWVELLKLEEIDQTSVIEIEKDVDRLKHIAERFSKIGSTSELKQTDIISTSKQTVDYISQRISKGIEVNFVTDVEEFNINLNSSLYSWVIENLMKNAADAMQNKGVLDVDIKTKGKFVEISIADTGSGIPTKLQKKIFQPGFTTKKRGWGLGLSLAKRIIEDYHKGKIFVAKSSKEIGTEFKILLKK
- a CDS encoding 2-oxoglutarate dehydrogenase E1 component — its product is MDRFSFLNAAHLEFIGDLYDQYVQYPDSIEPSWKAFFQGYDFANATYDGEPLFAPATQTAPNRASQTTQAVVNPAVVSQVPDNVQKEFKVINLIDAYRTRGHLFTKTNPVRARRTFEPSLDIKNFGLSDADLDLTFNAGEILGIGGPITLREIIGHLENMYCESIGIEYMYVREPQRINWIQNWLNQNLNQPKLSKEEKERVLEKLNEATAFENFMHTKYVGQKRFSVEGNESLIPALDTLINRSADHGVQEVIVGMAHRGRLNVLANIFGKSYSQIFSEFEGKAFDTDLMAGDVKYHMGSSNQIKALNGKDIRINLAPNPSHLETVDAVVEGITRAKVEEDYKDDYSKIIPILIHGDAAVAGQGIVYEVVQMAGLDGYKTGGTVHVVVNNQIGFTTNYLDARTSTYCTDVAKVTLSPVMHVNSDDVEAVVHAFRFAADYRAEFGSDVFIDLLGYRKYGHNEGDEPKFTQPKLYNLIAKHPNPREIYKDKLLKEGVIGEEIVKQKEAEFKALLETNFEASKEIERNHIFPFMPEEWEGFEIADDAKVFEQANTAYDEAKLKEIAKAVSTVPEGKKLIKKVSRLIEGRGKMIEEDKIDWGLGEALAFGSILTDGRNVRVSGEDVERGTFSHRHAVVKTEDTEEEIILLNHINDEQGQLRIYNSLLSEYAVLGFDYGYAMANPKALTIWEAQFGDFVNGAQIVIDQYISAAEDKWKLQNGLVMLLPHGYEGQGAEHSSARLERFLQMCAGNNMFVANITTPANFFHALRRQVVTDYRKPLVVMSPKSLLRHPSAVSSLADFSNGGFQEIIEDVTVDAKKVKKVVFCSGKIYYDLDKKRQELGDKETAIIRLEQLYPLNEEKVDAIISKFGNAKLVWAQEEPENMGAWMYILRKLRKYPFDVVSPAESAATAPGSSKRWAAIYEEVINKVFN
- the mgtE gene encoding magnesium transporter, whose product is MEVKITKDFIEHLNESINQQNAKAVKEMLQDLHPADIAELFDELSTKEQSFVIDLLDNEISADILLELEEDDRRKFLKTLTAKEIAEDVINEMDTDDAVDVINELSDEKKDEVIAQLEDQEHAREIVDLLRYDEDTAGGLMGKELIKVNKDWSVITAVKQMRKQAEDLEEVFSIYVVDEDEKLLGTLSLKRLLTTSANTKVADVYNEKIQYVKTYTKDMEVAKVIEKYDLYEVPVVDELMRLVGVITVDDVIDVIREEAEENYQLAAGITQNVDSDDNILKLTRARLPWLLLALVGSFVAVNVSQSFSDAMNLYPQLFFFTPLVAAMAGNVGVQSSAIIVQGLANSNISGSIWKRLGKEMLLALLNSTLLAFVLLLATHFLMSTSYEISSTIVLALVIVMILASLIGTFIPIMLHKYGVDPAIATGPFITTSNDIFGLLIYFSIAKMILGF
- a CDS encoding GyrI-like domain-containing protein; amino-acid sequence: MNTLKIIGIATQTSNNDSQAIEDLGKLWHQFFGENIMTKIPNTISSNIYSVYTDYESDFTGKYMTIIGLEVSSLDEIPEGMVGREFEPQTFKKYIAKGELHEAVGKTWTEIWNDDANLNRTYKYDYELYTEKAQNPADAEIEIYIGVKE